A portion of the Krasilnikovia cinnamomea genome contains these proteins:
- a CDS encoding TetR/AcrR family transcriptional regulator: MSTPTVTTGPLRRVPVQGRSVARVQRMLDACAELVDEVGYEGLTTTLLAERAEVAIGSVYQFFPDKRAIVQALAMRNMDAYLQDLSTRFGRETFAHWWDGVDAGIDAYISMHRSVPGFRTLHFGDVVDVHLLDAERDNNAVIAERLAELLVDQFQLMDRVRLRFALQIAVEAADALINLAFRRDPVGDEAVLVEAKALIREYLHRHVDA; encoded by the coding sequence GTGTCGACACCAACCGTCACCACCGGGCCGCTGCGCCGGGTCCCGGTGCAGGGCAGAAGCGTTGCCCGGGTCCAGCGCATGCTCGACGCCTGCGCCGAGCTGGTGGACGAGGTCGGGTACGAGGGCCTGACCACCACACTGCTGGCCGAACGGGCCGAGGTCGCCATCGGCTCGGTCTACCAGTTCTTTCCGGACAAACGGGCCATCGTCCAGGCCCTCGCGATGCGCAACATGGACGCCTACCTGCAGGACCTGTCGACCCGCTTCGGCCGGGAGACGTTCGCGCACTGGTGGGACGGGGTGGACGCGGGCATCGACGCGTACATCTCCATGCACCGCAGCGTGCCCGGCTTCCGGACCCTGCACTTCGGCGACGTGGTGGACGTGCACCTGCTCGACGCCGAGCGGGACAACAACGCGGTGATCGCGGAGCGCCTGGCCGAGCTGCTGGTCGACCAGTTCCAGCTGATGGACCGGGTACGGCTGCGGTTCGCGCTGCAGATCGCGGTGGAGGCGGCGGACGCGCTGATCAATCTCGCGTTCCGGCGCGACCCGGTCGGCGACGAGGCCGTACTGGTCGAGGCGAAGGCCCTGATCCGCGAGTACCTGCACCGCCACGTCGACGCGTGA
- a CDS encoding amino acid deaminase/aldolase has product MIGERTALRERLQRATAHLDTPLAVVDLAAFDANAAALTDRAGGKPIRVASKSVRCRALLDRVLARAGWRGIMAYTLPEAIWLVRAGVSDDVLVAYPSVDRAALGELTADPKLAAAISLMVDSPAHLDVVDQVTSPGKRPTVRLCLDLDASWRPAGPLHVGVRRSPVHSAAQAGVLARRLVARPGFALVGLMSYEAHIAGLGDAPPGQALRGRAIRLMQRRSYPELLRRRAAAVTAVREHADLEFVNGGGTGSVAATAADPAVTEITAGSGLYGPTLFDTYTAWRPRPAALFALSVVRRPAPRIATVLGGGWIASGPPGTTRQPTPWLPEGLRFRGDEGAGEVQTPLVGAAADRLRPGDRVWFRHAKAGELCEHVNELQLVDGHTATPTPTYRGEGHAFLG; this is encoded by the coding sequence GTGATCGGTGAACGCACCGCCCTCCGGGAACGGCTGCAGCGCGCCACGGCCCACCTCGACACCCCCCTGGCCGTGGTGGACCTGGCCGCGTTCGACGCCAACGCCGCGGCGCTGACCGACCGGGCCGGCGGCAAGCCGATCCGGGTGGCCAGCAAATCCGTACGCTGCCGGGCCCTGCTCGACCGGGTGCTCGCCCGGGCCGGCTGGCGCGGCATCATGGCGTACACGCTGCCGGAGGCGATCTGGCTGGTCCGCGCCGGCGTCAGCGACGACGTGCTCGTCGCGTACCCGTCGGTGGACCGGGCCGCCCTCGGTGAGCTGACCGCGGACCCCAAGCTGGCAGCGGCCATCTCCCTGATGGTCGACAGCCCCGCCCACCTGGACGTGGTCGACCAGGTGACCAGCCCCGGCAAGCGGCCCACGGTCCGGCTCTGCCTCGACCTGGACGCCTCCTGGCGCCCGGCCGGTCCGCTGCACGTCGGGGTGCGCCGCTCGCCGGTGCACTCGGCGGCGCAGGCGGGCGTGCTGGCGCGGCGGCTCGTCGCCCGGCCCGGCTTCGCGCTCGTCGGGCTGATGTCCTACGAGGCACACATCGCGGGGCTCGGCGACGCCCCGCCGGGGCAGGCGCTGCGCGGCCGGGCGATCCGGCTCATGCAGCGTCGCTCGTACCCGGAACTGCTGCGGCGGCGCGCGGCCGCGGTCACCGCCGTCCGCGAGCACGCCGACCTGGAATTCGTCAACGGCGGCGGCACCGGCAGCGTGGCGGCCACCGCCGCCGACCCCGCGGTCACCGAGATCACCGCAGGGTCCGGCCTGTACGGGCCGACCCTGTTCGACACGTACACGGCATGGCGGCCACGGCCCGCGGCGCTGTTCGCGCTGTCCGTGGTCCGGCGCCCGGCGCCGCGCATCGCCACCGTGCTCGGTGGCGGCTGGATCGCCTCAGGACCGCCCGGGACGACGCGCCAGCCGACGCCGTGGCTGCCCGAGGGACTGCGGTTCCGCGGCGACGAGGGCGCCGGCGAGGTGCAGACCCCGCTGGTCGGTGCCGCCGCGGACCGGCTGCGACCCGGCGACCGGGTGTGGTTCCGCCACGCCAAGGCCGGCGAGCTGTGCGAACACGTCAACGAGCTGCAGCTCGTCGACGGCCACACCGCCACGCCGACCCCGACGTATCGCGGAGAAGGCCATGCCTTCCTCGGCTAG
- the tmk gene encoding dTMP kinase, with translation MLGVASFGDWLGLLATALFASSQVSGSAAQGAAFGGTIAVRLLPALLLGPIAGVMADRFDRRYTMVITDLIRFVVYLSIPLVPLLGASGAVTVTWAAIATFIGETITLIWIPAKEAAVPNLIPKSRIEVSNQLTLVTTYGITPVLAALGLSALTAITQHSGVPLPNWAEPVVLALYFNAFSRLATALVVFFGIREIGGKSPERQQDAQQTMLRQFADGWQYIGGTPLVRGLVLGIFGAFAAGGIVIGTARTFATSLGAGEAAFSLLFGTIFIGLAVGIGLGPMIVKDLSRRRWFGMNIVLASASVMFLGLAFHLSMALVGALLVGAGAGMAFLAGTTLLYGEVGDEVRGRVFSVVQIGTRMVLLLAITLSGLLVGVGSSRRVEIGSVAVDVSFTRVLLLGAGLVGVWVGISAFRQMDDKRGVPVLADLWGSLRGRPLSAAEPFPRHGFFVVFEGGEGAGKSTQVERLAEALRESDREVVVTREPGATDVGTRIRSLVLNSGDAAPSARAEALLYAADRAHHVATVVRPALARGAVVISDRYVDSSLAYQGAGRTLPVQEISWLSAWATGGLKPDLVVLLDVDPGVGLGRVDARGLGADRLESESRAFHDRVRYAFLDLAAADPKRYLVLDAARPPGEIADAVRKRVATLLGHAGPGQPPAAPPDAEWHEPDFAAVPPEPPPGGRRS, from the coding sequence GTGCTCGGCGTGGCCTCCTTCGGCGACTGGCTCGGCCTGCTGGCCACGGCCCTGTTCGCGTCGTCGCAGGTCAGCGGCAGTGCGGCGCAGGGCGCGGCATTCGGCGGCACGATCGCGGTACGCCTGCTGCCCGCCCTGTTGCTCGGTCCGATCGCCGGGGTCATGGCGGACCGCTTCGACCGCCGCTACACCATGGTCATCACCGACCTCATCCGTTTCGTGGTGTACCTGTCGATCCCGCTCGTCCCGCTGCTCGGCGCGTCCGGGGCGGTCACGGTCACCTGGGCCGCCATCGCCACGTTCATCGGCGAGACGATCACCCTGATCTGGATCCCGGCCAAGGAGGCCGCGGTACCCAACCTCATCCCGAAGTCGCGGATCGAGGTGTCGAACCAGCTCACCCTCGTCACGACGTACGGGATCACCCCGGTCCTGGCGGCCCTCGGCCTGTCCGCCCTGACCGCGATCACCCAGCACTCCGGGGTTCCGCTGCCCAACTGGGCGGAGCCCGTGGTGCTCGCGCTGTACTTCAACGCCTTCTCCCGGCTGGCCACCGCGCTGGTGGTGTTCTTCGGCATCCGGGAGATCGGTGGCAAGAGCCCCGAGCGGCAGCAGGACGCGCAGCAGACCATGCTGCGGCAGTTCGCCGACGGCTGGCAGTACATCGGCGGCACCCCGCTGGTCCGTGGCCTGGTGCTGGGCATCTTCGGCGCGTTCGCGGCCGGCGGCATCGTCATCGGCACGGCCCGCACGTTCGCCACCTCGCTGGGCGCCGGTGAGGCCGCGTTCTCGCTGCTCTTCGGCACGATCTTCATCGGCCTCGCGGTCGGCATCGGGCTGGGCCCGATGATCGTCAAGGACCTGTCCCGGCGCCGCTGGTTCGGCATGAACATCGTGCTGGCCAGCGCCTCGGTGATGTTCCTCGGCCTGGCGTTCCACCTGTCCATGGCGCTGGTCGGGGCGCTGCTGGTCGGCGCCGGCGCCGGCATGGCGTTCCTGGCCGGCACCACCCTGCTGTACGGCGAGGTCGGCGACGAGGTACGCGGCCGCGTCTTCTCCGTGGTGCAGATCGGCACCCGGATGGTGCTGCTGCTGGCCATCACGCTGTCCGGCTTACTGGTCGGGGTCGGCAGCTCCCGCCGGGTCGAGATCGGCAGCGTCGCGGTCGACGTCTCCTTCACGCGGGTGCTGCTGCTCGGCGCCGGGCTGGTCGGCGTCTGGGTGGGGATCAGCGCGTTCCGGCAGATGGACGACAAGCGGGGCGTGCCGGTGCTGGCCGACCTGTGGGGTTCGCTGCGCGGGCGGCCGCTGTCGGCGGCCGAGCCGTTCCCCCGGCACGGGTTCTTCGTGGTCTTCGAGGGCGGCGAGGGCGCGGGCAAGTCCACCCAGGTCGAACGGCTCGCCGAGGCGCTACGGGAGTCCGACCGCGAGGTCGTGGTGACCCGCGAACCGGGCGCCACCGACGTCGGCACCCGGATCCGCAGTCTCGTCCTGAACTCCGGCGACGCCGCCCCGTCCGCCCGCGCCGAAGCCCTGCTCTACGCCGCCGACCGCGCCCACCACGTCGCCACGGTGGTCCGCCCGGCGCTGGCCCGTGGCGCGGTGGTGATCAGCGACCGGTACGTGGACTCGTCCCTGGCCTACCAGGGGGCCGGCCGTACCCTGCCGGTCCAGGAGATCTCCTGGCTGTCGGCCTGGGCGACCGGCGGCCTCAAGCCCGACCTGGTCGTCCTGCTCGATGTCGACCCCGGGGTGGGCCTGGGCCGGGTCGACGCCCGTGGCCTCGGTGCGGACCGGTTGGAGAGCGAGTCACGGGCCTTCCACGACCGCGTCCGGTACGCGTTCCTCGACCTCGCGGCCGCCGACCCGAAGCGGTACCTGGTGCTGGACGCGGCCCGGCCGCCCGGCGAGATCGCGGACGCCGTGCGCAAGCGGGTGGCGACGCTGCTCGGCCACGCGGGCCCCGGGCAACCACCCGCCGCACCACCGGACGCCGAATGGCACGAGCCCGACTTCGCCGCCGTCCCCCCGGAGCCCCCGCCGGGTGGCCGTCGGTCGTGA
- a CDS encoding DNA polymerase III subunit delta' has product MSDASADAVSNAGPCPTGGSGVFAELVGQDEAVETLRRAAGSAARIVDGSATGNGAMTHAWIFTGPPGSGRSVAARAFAAALQCERGGIGCGTCHGCHTVLGGTHADVRFVVPEGLSIGVGEMRALVLRASTAPSGGRWQAVVIEDADRLTEAAGNALLKAIEEPPPRTVFLLCTPSTHPDDISVTIRSRCRVVPLRQPPADAVAAVLMGRDGIAADVAAWAAAAAQGHVGRARRLANDPEARNRRDAVLAVPRRLTGVGACFDAASALIEAAEAEAAASVSAADTTERAALEQALGAGGTGRGAAAAMRGAAGQLKDLERRQKSRATRAQRDALDRALVDLAGFYRDVLITRFGAPVDTVHTDTAAVSTAAADRWSPESTLRRLEAVLACRDAIEQNVKPRIAVEAMMLALWRG; this is encoded by the coding sequence ATGAGCGACGCTTCCGCCGACGCCGTCAGCAACGCCGGCCCTTGTCCCACTGGCGGCTCGGGTGTCTTCGCCGAGCTGGTCGGGCAGGACGAGGCGGTCGAGACGCTGCGCCGGGCGGCGGGGTCGGCGGCCCGGATCGTCGACGGCTCCGCGACCGGCAACGGCGCGATGACCCACGCCTGGATCTTCACCGGCCCGCCCGGCTCGGGGCGCTCCGTCGCCGCCCGTGCCTTCGCGGCGGCCCTGCAGTGCGAGCGCGGCGGGATCGGCTGCGGCACGTGCCACGGGTGCCACACCGTGCTCGGCGGCACCCACGCGGACGTGCGTTTCGTCGTACCGGAAGGGTTGTCCATCGGGGTCGGGGAGATGCGTGCCCTGGTGCTGCGGGCGAGCACCGCCCCGTCGGGCGGCCGCTGGCAGGCCGTGGTGATCGAGGACGCCGACCGGCTCACCGAGGCCGCCGGAAACGCGCTGCTCAAGGCGATCGAGGAGCCGCCACCGCGGACGGTGTTCCTGCTCTGCACCCCGTCGACCCATCCCGACGACATCTCCGTGACCATCCGGTCGCGCTGCCGGGTCGTGCCGCTGCGCCAGCCACCGGCCGACGCGGTCGCCGCGGTGCTCATGGGCCGGGACGGCATCGCCGCCGACGTCGCGGCCTGGGCCGCCGCGGCCGCGCAGGGACACGTCGGCCGCGCCCGGCGCCTCGCGAACGATCCCGAGGCCCGCAACCGGCGCGACGCGGTACTGGCGGTCCCGCGTCGCCTGACCGGCGTGGGCGCCTGCTTCGACGCCGCGTCCGCGTTGATCGAGGCCGCGGAAGCCGAGGCGGCCGCCTCGGTCAGCGCGGCGGACACGACCGAGCGGGCCGCCCTGGAGCAGGCCCTGGGCGCCGGGGGGACGGGCCGGGGCGCCGCGGCGGCCATGCGGGGCGCGGCCGGCCAGCTCAAGGACCTGGAACGCCGGCAGAAGTCGCGGGCCACCCGTGCCCAGCGCGACGCGCTGGACCGCGCGCTGGTCGACCTCGCGGGCTTCTACCGCGACGTGCTCATCACCCGTTTCGGGGCGCCGGTCGACACGGTCCACACCGACACCGCCGCCGTGTCCACGGCCGCCGCTGACCGGTGGTCACCGGAGAGCACGCTCCGGCGGCTCGAAGCGGTCCTGGCCTGCCGCGACGCCATCGAGCAGAACGTCAAGCCGCGGATCGCGGTGGAGGCCATGATGCTGGCCCTCTGGCGGGGCTGA
- a CDS encoding YbaB/EbfC family DNA-binding protein codes for MAREIDEAWIDEAIDRYRRIDVLRAEFDKAVAAHVVSVRSPDDTVEVLVTAAGDITDVRFRGSLHHRSAADLAREVQAVVANAAEAARWARGKLHDEVFGGFRALGEC; via the coding sequence ATGGCGCGCGAGATCGACGAGGCGTGGATCGACGAGGCAATTGATCGATATCGCCGCATCGACGTGCTGCGAGCCGAGTTCGACAAGGCTGTCGCGGCGCACGTGGTTTCCGTCCGTTCGCCCGACGACACCGTCGAGGTCCTGGTCACCGCGGCCGGCGACATCACGGACGTACGTTTCCGGGGCAGCCTGCACCACCGCAGCGCCGCCGATCTCGCCCGGGAGGTGCAGGCCGTGGTCGCCAACGCGGCCGAGGCCGCCCGCTGGGCCCGGGGGAAGCTGCACGACGAGGTCTTCGGCGGCTTCCGGGCGCTGGGGGAGTGCTGA
- a CDS encoding PSP1 domain-containing protein, which yields MGMLCAVSFNRYGRLYYLDPGEFRPTVGERVLVPTDDGPEVAECVWAAQWVEEETGGFPRIVGLADERDLRRDELLRKRKAEAKVAAKKLIKAHDLPMKVVAVDHVLDHGGTGGSRTTIYFTAPHRVDFRALVRDLGATLHCRVELRQLSARDSARVQGGIGSCGRDLCCATFLTDFEPVTIRMAKDQDLPLNPLRISGACGRLMCCLKYEHPLYQKFQAAAPGIGSRVSTPEGDGRVVGHSVPRDAVVVRLDADGTRCSCSRASVCGPRQAHEERYA from the coding sequence ATGGGCATGCTGTGCGCGGTCAGCTTCAACCGGTACGGGCGGCTCTACTACCTCGACCCGGGCGAGTTCCGGCCCACCGTCGGCGAGCGCGTGCTGGTGCCGACCGACGACGGCCCCGAGGTGGCGGAGTGCGTCTGGGCCGCCCAGTGGGTCGAGGAGGAGACGGGCGGATTCCCCCGGATCGTCGGGCTGGCGGACGAGCGCGACCTGCGCCGCGACGAGCTGCTCCGCAAGCGCAAGGCCGAGGCGAAGGTCGCCGCCAAGAAGCTGATCAAGGCGCATGACCTGCCGATGAAGGTCGTCGCCGTCGACCACGTCCTGGATCACGGTGGGACCGGCGGCTCCCGCACCACGATCTACTTCACCGCGCCGCACCGGGTCGACTTCCGCGCCCTGGTCCGCGACCTCGGCGCGACGCTGCATTGCCGGGTGGAGCTGCGCCAGCTGTCCGCGCGCGACTCGGCCCGGGTTCAGGGCGGCATCGGCTCCTGCGGCCGGGATCTGTGCTGCGCCACCTTCCTCACCGACTTCGAGCCGGTGACCATCCGCATGGCCAAGGACCAGGACCTGCCGCTCAACCCGCTGCGGATCTCCGGGGCGTGCGGGCGACTGATGTGCTGTCTCAAGTACGAGCACCCGCTGTACCAGAAGTTCCAGGCGGCGGCGCCGGGCATCGGATCCCGGGTCAGCACCCCCGAGGGCGACGGCCGGGTGGTGGGCCACAGCGTGCCCCGGGACGCTGTCGTGGTGCGGCTCGACGCCGACGGCACCCGCTGTTCCTGCAGCCGGGCATCGGTGTGCGGGCCCCGCCAGGCCCACGAAGAGCGCTACGCCTGA
- a CDS encoding metallophosphoesterase — protein MTDHQRATAAQPDVPRRPTSLDPQQLGFKPQPPIGWLAPLLLLSTGLRTLLAILFGAYLDKRELQNALDAAVFAQPGTDGELWFDYVADLGDGFHATYSVAYLLAQPSLQIEGRPLPRGQVLLMGGDQVYPLANGDSYENRTKGPYRAALPEAPGHGPPPALFALPGNHDWYDGLTAFLRLFARRKDGHIGGWRTLQRRSYFAVRLPAHWWLFAIDEQFGAYLDDPQLVYFEKAAGGVQPGDRIILMTPSPTWVKSAQKPDAYDAVDYFIRTILAPTGAEVRVLLSGDLHHYARYTRPDREMFTCGGGGAYLLGTQQLPERLTVPPEETLTRSASPSVDYDLASRYPSPAQSRRFSWGVFHRIPRRNPGFVTMLGIVHTLTMLALAGAWSRGGDIQRLFSIPLVFMLVVIMLAAVLFAQPPGASAERRPRHWILGPLHGFAQIGLAWAGTWVWLVLPIRDWPWPWPLVGAALAYGPVIGLVATQVVGAYLLLASAFDVNVNELFAGQGIEDAKSFLRLHIARDGTLTVYPIGVDRISRDWVPDPAGDPDAPWLRPRQPLRTHFIEPPIVIAGPATAQA, from the coding sequence GTGACGGATCATCAGCGCGCCACGGCTGCCCAGCCGGACGTCCCGCGCCGCCCCACGAGCCTGGATCCGCAGCAGCTCGGCTTCAAGCCGCAGCCTCCGATCGGCTGGCTGGCGCCCCTGCTGCTGCTCAGCACCGGCCTGCGCACGCTGCTGGCCATTCTCTTCGGTGCGTACCTGGACAAGCGCGAGCTGCAGAACGCGCTCGACGCCGCGGTCTTCGCTCAGCCGGGCACGGACGGCGAGCTGTGGTTCGACTACGTGGCCGACCTGGGCGACGGGTTCCACGCGACCTACTCGGTGGCGTACCTGCTGGCCCAGCCCAGCCTCCAGATCGAGGGCCGCCCGCTGCCCCGGGGCCAGGTCCTGCTCATGGGCGGGGACCAGGTGTATCCGCTGGCCAACGGCGACAGCTACGAGAACCGCACCAAGGGCCCGTACCGGGCGGCGCTGCCGGAGGCGCCGGGCCACGGGCCGCCCCCCGCGCTGTTCGCGCTACCGGGCAACCACGACTGGTACGACGGTCTCACCGCGTTCCTGCGGCTGTTCGCGCGGCGCAAGGACGGCCACATCGGCGGGTGGCGCACCCTGCAACGCCGGTCGTACTTCGCGGTCCGGCTGCCCGCGCATTGGTGGCTGTTCGCCATCGACGAGCAGTTCGGCGCGTACCTCGACGATCCGCAGCTGGTCTATTTCGAGAAGGCGGCCGGTGGCGTCCAGCCCGGTGACCGGATCATCCTCATGACCCCGTCACCGACCTGGGTGAAATCAGCCCAGAAGCCGGACGCGTACGACGCGGTGGACTACTTCATCCGCACCATCCTGGCGCCGACCGGGGCGGAGGTCCGAGTGCTGCTCTCCGGTGACCTGCACCATTACGCCCGCTACACCCGTCCGGACCGGGAGATGTTCACCTGCGGCGGCGGCGGGGCGTACCTGCTGGGCACCCAGCAGCTGCCGGAGCGGCTGACCGTGCCGCCCGAGGAGACCCTCACCCGCAGCGCCAGCCCCAGCGTGGACTACGACCTCGCCTCGCGCTACCCGAGCCCGGCTCAGTCGCGGCGCTTCAGCTGGGGTGTCTTCCATCGAATCCCCCGGCGCAATCCGGGCTTCGTCACGATGCTCGGCATCGTCCACACCCTGACGATGCTGGCGCTGGCGGGCGCGTGGAGCCGGGGCGGCGACATCCAGCGCCTGTTCAGCATCCCGCTGGTGTTCATGCTGGTGGTCATCATGCTCGCCGCGGTGCTCTTCGCCCAGCCGCCGGGCGCCAGCGCGGAGCGGCGCCCGCGACATTGGATCCTCGGGCCGCTCCACGGCTTCGCTCAGATCGGGCTGGCGTGGGCGGGTACCTGGGTGTGGCTGGTGCTGCCGATCCGGGACTGGCCGTGGCCGTGGCCCCTGGTGGGCGCGGCGCTCGCCTATGGGCCGGTCATCGGGTTGGTGGCGACCCAGGTCGTGGGGGCGTACCTGCTGCTGGCGAGCGCGTTCGATGTGAACGTCAACGAGCTGTTCGCCGGGCAGGGCATCGAGGACGCCAAGAGCTTCCTGCGGCTGCATATCGCCCGCGACGGCACCTTGACCGTGTACCCGATCGGCGTTGACCGGATCAGCCGGGACTGGGTGCCCGATCCCGCCGGCGACCCGGACGCGCCGTGGCTGCGACCTCGGCAGCCCTTGCGCACCCACTTCATCGAGCCGCCGATCGTCATCGCCGGCCCGGCCACCGCTCAGGCGTAG
- a CDS encoding tyrosine-type recombinase/integrase: MTGKRRGHGEGSIYQLPDGRWRGAVDLGWLNGKRRRKYVTRKTRADVAKALLELTALAEAGKLSTERVPTLAQWMEIYLAEVASAKVRPSTLHRYREEVEHHIGPLLGRIRLDKPTPAHITAFYRDRLTVLSAGSVRRLHANLRRALNIAVRWQVIHTNPVSLVDPPPVPHTEVKPYSLAEARAFLKAVQGLRLEARWVLAIALGLRQGEVLGLRWEDVNLDAGTLRVVAQLRRDADTGHLERVETKTARSRRTLPLPESVRAALLRHRERQAAERLDADAWTDPALVFTTRAGTPIHPRNDYRSFRELIRQAGLRQVRIHDLRHTAASVLIAQGVPARVVMEILGHSQISVTLNTYGHVAPEVSREAADRVNAALWGDG, translated from the coding sequence GTGACTGGGAAGCGACGCGGGCACGGTGAGGGGTCCATCTACCAGTTGCCCGACGGACGATGGCGTGGCGCGGTCGACCTCGGCTGGCTCAACGGCAAGCGTCGACGCAAGTACGTCACCCGCAAGACCCGCGCCGACGTGGCCAAGGCTCTCCTCGAGCTGACGGCCCTGGCAGAGGCGGGGAAGCTGTCCACCGAGCGGGTGCCCACCTTGGCGCAGTGGATGGAGATCTACCTGGCCGAGGTGGCGTCGGCCAAGGTCCGGCCCTCGACGCTGCACCGCTACCGGGAGGAGGTCGAGCACCACATCGGTCCGCTGCTGGGCAGGATCCGGCTGGACAAGCCGACCCCGGCCCACATCACCGCCTTCTACCGGGACCGGCTGACGGTGCTGTCGGCCGGTAGCGTCCGGAGGCTGCACGCGAACCTGCGGCGGGCACTCAACATCGCGGTGCGCTGGCAGGTCATTCACACCAACCCCGTCTCCCTCGTGGACCCGCCACCGGTGCCGCACACTGAGGTCAAGCCGTACAGCTTGGCCGAGGCGCGTGCGTTCCTGAAGGCGGTCCAGGGACTGCGGTTGGAGGCGCGCTGGGTGCTGGCGATCGCGCTCGGCCTGCGCCAGGGCGAGGTGCTGGGCCTGCGCTGGGAGGACGTCAACCTCGACGCGGGCACACTGCGCGTGGTCGCCCAGCTGCGCCGCGACGCCGACACCGGGCACCTGGAACGCGTGGAAACCAAGACGGCCCGCTCCCGGCGAACCTTGCCCTTGCCGGAGTCCGTCCGCGCGGCACTGCTTCGGCACCGGGAACGGCAGGCGGCCGAGCGACTGGACGCCGACGCGTGGACCGACCCGGCGCTGGTGTTCACGACAAGGGCCGGGACCCCGATCCATCCCCGCAACGACTACCGGTCGTTCCGGGAGCTGATCCGTCAGGCCGGTCTGCGTCAGGTCCGCATTCACGATCTGCGGCACACCGCCGCCAGCGTGCTGATCGCGCAGGGGGTCCCGGCCCGGGTGGTCATGGAGATCCTGGGCCACTCCCAGATCAGCGTCACGCTCAACACCTACGGACACGTCGCTCCGGAGGTGTCCCGGGAGGCCGCCGACCGGGTCAATGCGGCGCTGTGGGGCGACGGGTAA
- a CDS encoding helix-turn-helix domain-containing protein, which produces MSRTKVYELMASGQLLSVRIGHSRRIPADALRRFIEQHEEVTL; this is translated from the coding sequence ATGAGCCGCACCAAGGTCTACGAGCTGATGGCGAGCGGGCAGCTGCTGTCCGTCCGCATTGGCCACAGTCGGCGTATCCCGGCCGATGCTCTGCGCCGCTTCATCGAACAGCACGAGGAGGTGACCCTGTGA
- a CDS encoding EamA family transporter has protein sequence MSAGQLLAATMLASTTLPMLDGLQPPRPRLDALVAVVVLGVLGTGLAYVLNYRIIADDGPVSASFVIYLLPVVAVVLGVVGLHERLTTHAIGGSFMIVLGVAATRRKAAAGSLTP, from the coding sequence CTGTCGGCGGGCCAGCTGCTGGCGGCGACCATGCTGGCATCAACGACTCTGCCGATGCTCGATGGCCTGCAACCGCCGCGGCCGCGGCTGGATGCCCTCGTCGCGGTCGTTGTGCTGGGCGTTCTGGGCACAGGGCTGGCCTACGTCCTTAACTACCGGATCATTGCCGACGATGGACCGGTATCTGCGTCCTTCGTCATCTACCTGCTGCCCGTGGTCGCCGTTGTCCTGGGCGTCGTGGGCCTGCACGAACGGCTGACCACCCACGCCATCGGTGGCAGCTTCATGATCGTGCTCGGAGTGGCCGCAACCCGGCGGAAAGCTGCAGCCGGATCTCTCACGCCATGA
- a CDS encoding SAV_915 family protein codes for MTVGSGDTSTPANGTAAPHSPHAPFPPVVYVPCEPLREGDQDLTVEVRPTRDGRIALLVYSSLERLVDCCGPYQPWTEMPSTSLEDIRLTSGFNLVLLDLEVPDEFRRTESDL; via the coding sequence ATGACAGTGGGCTCCGGTGACACGAGCACCCCAGCCAACGGCACGGCTGCCCCGCATTCGCCGCACGCGCCGTTCCCACCGGTCGTCTACGTGCCCTGCGAACCGCTGCGTGAGGGTGACCAAGACCTGACGGTGGAGGTGCGTCCGACTCGGGATGGGCGCATAGCACTGCTGGTCTACTCATCACTCGAACGGTTGGTGGACTGCTGCGGGCCGTATCAGCCGTGGACGGAAATGCCCTCGACGAGTCTGGAGGACATCCGGCTGACCTCCGGCTTCAACCTGGTGTTGCTGGATCTGGAAGTACCGGACGAGTTCCGACGGACGGAGAGTGACCTCTGA